The region AGCGTGCTGAGTGCTGCTGATGCCACGATGCCTGTTGGATTCCTAGCCCTGAGGGTCTCGGTTGCCCTGGCCTACGGGCTTGTGGGGGCTGTCGGCTTGCTGGGAAATTTGGCCGTGCTGTGGGTGCTGGGTAACTGTGCTCGGCGTGCCCCTTGCCCACCTTCTGACACTTTCGTCTTCAACCTGGCTCTGGCAGACCTGGGGCTAGCACTCACCCTCCCCTTCTGGGCAGCCGAGTCGGCACTGGACTTCCACTGGCCCTTCGGAGGTGCCCTCTGCAAGATAGTCCTAACGGCCACCGTCCTCAACATCTACGCCAGCATCTTCCTCATCACAGCGTTGAGTGTCGCCCGGTACTGGGTGGTGGCCGTGGCTGCAGGGCCAGGCACCCACCTCTCGCTCTTCTGGGCCCGCGTGGCCACCCTGGCCATGTGGGTGGCAGCTGCTCTGGTGACGGTGCCCACAGCTGTCTTTGGGGCCGAGGGCGAGGTGAGTGGTGTGCGCCTGTGCCTGCTGCGCTTCCCCAGCAGGTACTGGCTGGGGGCCTACCAGCTGCAGAGGGTGGTCCTGGCCTTTACGGTGCCACTGGGCATCATCACCACcagctacctgctgctgctggccTTCTTGCGGCGGCGGCGCCGGCGATGGCGGGACAGCAGGGGGGTGGCCCACTCCATCCGCATCCTTCTGGCCTCCTTCTTCCTCTGCTGGTTCCCCAACCATGTGGTCACGCTCTGGGGTGTCCTGGTGAAGTTTGACCTGGTGCCCTGGGACAGCACTTTCTACACCGTCCACACCTATGTCTTTCCTGTCACCACCTGCCTGGCGCACACCAACAGCTGCCTCAACCCCGTGCTGTACTGCCTTCTCAGGCGGGAGCCTCAGCGGGCCCTGGCAGACACCTTCAGGGACCTGCGAGCAAGGCTGTGGCCCCAGGGTCGGGGCTGGGTGGAACACGTGGCCCTAAAGGAAATGAGCAGGCAGTGGACGGAGAGCACCACTCAGGAGGGTGGCCTTTCCACCATGCTCACCAACCTGGACAAAGGGACACCTGGGTGAAGGGGGCAAGTGAAACACCCTCCTCTTTCTGGTTATCTGCCAAGTGCAGGATCCACGCGTCCTAGGGAAAGAGAGGTTGGCCTCTCTGCCTTGATGAAACACCCTTGGGGAAAGTCTGATCTTTGATCCCCGGCTCTGGCTGTGGGGAAAGGCAGGTGGCCAGGGCCCAGGTCCGGGCTGGGTACGACCAAGCCCAGTCTCCACATGGCAATGGGAATCGAAGAATAAACCTCTGGATTATCCACAAAGTGTCTGCACCTTTCATCTCAGTTCTACCTCCAGGTCAGTG is a window of Ovis aries strain OAR_USU_Benz2616 breed Rambouillet chromosome 1, ARS-UI_Ramb_v3.0, whole genome shotgun sequence DNA encoding:
- the RXFP4 gene encoding relaxin-3 receptor 2: MPTPNASAPLPAFWVNASGGSVLSAADATMPVGFLALRVSVALAYGLVGAVGLLGNLAVLWVLGNCARRAPCPPSDTFVFNLALADLGLALTLPFWAAESALDFHWPFGGALCKIVLTATVLNIYASIFLITALSVARYWVVAVAAGPGTHLSLFWARVATLAMWVAAALVTVPTAVFGAEGEVSGVRLCLLRFPSRYWLGAYQLQRVVLAFTVPLGIITTSYLLLLAFLRRRRRRWRDSRGVAHSIRILLASFFLCWFPNHVVTLWGVLVKFDLVPWDSTFYTVHTYVFPVTTCLAHTNSCLNPVLYCLLRREPQRALADTFRDLRARLWPQGRGWVEHVALKEMSRQWTESTTQEGGLSTMLTNLDKGTPG